A window from Paraburkholderia acidiphila encodes these proteins:
- a CDS encoding purine-cytosine permease family protein has translation MKNPANDNSVLTIESNSIEYVAPENRHGKPVDLFTLWFCTNVAPLAVISGATSVLVFHLDVMSAILAIVAGQFFGAIFHALTSAQGPLVGVPQMIQSRAQFGRYGSLLVVSFTTLIYLGFFVSNIILAGKTLHTAVPAVPVPVGTVLGAILATLVGVIGYHFIHRFNKVGAWFMGGALLIGMIMMAPGLNAQILRQGHFDAANWFAVFGLCAVWQISFAPYTSDYSRYLPTTTGFAKTFAFTYFGTSLGTIFAFLFGVLAVSTGHATDAMQAIRTQTGVFGYVLIFLFLVNIIGHNGMNLYGGVLSLITAAQTFRPNWLPGRNVRIVVSTVLLVSSTVTALWASSNFIAIFLNAIFTMQIVLAPWVAINLVDFYLVNNRHYRVAEIISSKGGAYGSFNFKAIAIYLFGIAVQVPFMAATYFHGPFASIVGDADVSWMVGLVATALSYYVFASKDGTRSPRAAPAGVRAAD, from the coding sequence ATGAAAAACCCGGCGAACGACAACAGCGTTCTGACCATTGAAAGCAACTCGATCGAGTATGTCGCTCCCGAGAACCGGCATGGCAAGCCTGTCGATCTGTTCACGTTGTGGTTCTGCACGAATGTCGCGCCACTTGCGGTGATTTCCGGCGCGACTTCGGTACTCGTCTTTCATCTCGACGTGATGAGCGCGATTCTCGCCATCGTGGCCGGGCAATTCTTCGGCGCCATTTTCCACGCCCTCACCTCCGCACAGGGCCCGCTCGTCGGCGTGCCGCAGATGATTCAAAGCCGCGCGCAATTCGGCCGCTACGGCTCCCTGCTCGTGGTCAGTTTCACCACGCTGATCTATCTCGGCTTCTTCGTCTCGAACATCATTCTCGCGGGCAAGACGCTCCACACCGCGGTCCCTGCCGTGCCAGTGCCGGTAGGTACCGTGCTCGGCGCGATTCTCGCGACGCTCGTCGGCGTGATCGGCTATCACTTCATCCACCGCTTCAACAAGGTGGGCGCATGGTTCATGGGCGGCGCGCTGCTGATCGGCATGATCATGATGGCGCCTGGCCTTAACGCGCAGATTCTCCGGCAAGGCCATTTCGATGCCGCGAACTGGTTCGCGGTGTTCGGGCTGTGCGCGGTGTGGCAAATCAGCTTCGCGCCCTACACCTCCGACTATTCCCGCTATCTTCCCACCACGACGGGGTTTGCGAAGACGTTCGCGTTCACGTACTTCGGCACGTCGCTCGGCACGATCTTCGCGTTCCTCTTTGGCGTGCTCGCGGTGAGCACGGGCCACGCGACCGACGCTATGCAAGCCATCCGCACCCAAACGGGCGTGTTTGGCTACGTTCTGATCTTCCTCTTTCTCGTCAACATCATCGGCCACAACGGCATGAATCTGTATGGCGGGGTGTTGTCGCTGATCACCGCGGCGCAAACGTTCCGTCCCAACTGGCTGCCCGGCCGCAACGTGCGTATCGTCGTGTCGACGGTCCTGCTGGTGTCGTCCACCGTCACTGCATTGTGGGCGTCGAGCAACTTCATCGCGATCTTCCTGAACGCGATCTTCACGATGCAAATCGTTCTCGCACCGTGGGTGGCGATCAATCTGGTGGACTTTTATCTCGTCAACAACCGGCACTACCGGGTCGCGGAAATCATCAGCAGCAAGGGCGGCGCGTACGGATCGTTCAATTTCAAGGCCATCGCCATTTACCTATTCGGCATTGCTGTCCAGGTTCCTTTCATGGCCGCAACCTATTTTCACGGCCCCTTCGCGTCCATCGTGGGCGATGCGGATGTCTCCTGGATGGTTGGCCTCGTTGCGACCGCGCTGAGCTACTACGTGTTCGCTTCGAAGGATGGTACGCGTTCGCCTCGTGCTGCTCCGGCGGGTGTACGCGCCGCCGACTGA
- a CDS encoding aldehyde dehydrogenase, producing the protein MDFHFQLYIDGQFEPGAATFGSVNPATGNVWAQMPEARTEQVNRAVEAANRALTDPAWAGLTASARGKLLHKLAGLVEKAAPRLAEIETNDTGKIIRETSSQIAYVAEYYRYYAGIADKIEGSHIPVDKPDMQVWLERQPVGVVAAIVPWNSQLFLSAVKLGPSLAAGCTVVLKASEEAPGPLLEFARLVHEAGFPPGVVNVITGFGPECGAVLSSHPMVDKVAFTGGPETARHIVRNTSNNLAKVSLELGGKSPFIVFADTDIQSAVNAQVAAIFAASGQSCVAGSRLLIEASVKDAFLALLVERVSRIRVGSPNEMTTEYGPLCTERQLRNIETIVASSVNQGARVLTGGKALEREGYYYAPTILDCTGVSNADSITTELFGPVLSVDTFSSEQEAIEKANSTAYGLAAGIFTTNLTRAHRVSRRVRSGIVWINTYRAVSPLVPFGGFGLSGHGREGGMAAALEYTTTKSVWLRTSDEPISDPFVMR; encoded by the coding sequence ATGGATTTTCATTTTCAGCTGTACATCGACGGCCAGTTCGAACCGGGCGCCGCGACGTTCGGCAGCGTGAACCCGGCTACGGGCAACGTGTGGGCACAGATGCCCGAAGCGCGCACGGAGCAGGTCAACCGGGCCGTCGAGGCGGCCAACCGCGCGCTGACCGATCCCGCGTGGGCCGGACTCACCGCCTCGGCGCGCGGCAAGCTGCTGCACAAGCTGGCCGGGCTCGTCGAAAAGGCTGCGCCGCGACTCGCTGAAATTGAAACCAACGACACCGGCAAGATCATTCGCGAGACGTCGAGCCAGATCGCTTATGTGGCCGAGTACTACCGCTATTACGCCGGCATTGCCGACAAGATCGAAGGGAGCCACATTCCCGTCGACAAGCCGGATATGCAGGTCTGGCTGGAGCGGCAACCCGTTGGCGTGGTCGCCGCCATCGTTCCATGGAACAGCCAGTTGTTCCTTTCGGCCGTGAAGCTCGGGCCGTCGCTCGCCGCCGGTTGCACAGTTGTCCTGAAGGCTTCCGAGGAAGCGCCCGGTCCGTTGCTCGAATTCGCGAGACTCGTGCACGAGGCGGGATTTCCGCCGGGCGTCGTTAACGTGATCACCGGCTTCGGGCCGGAATGCGGCGCGGTGCTCAGCAGCCATCCCATGGTGGACAAGGTCGCTTTCACGGGCGGTCCCGAAACCGCGCGGCATATCGTCAGGAACACGTCGAACAATCTCGCGAAGGTCTCGCTGGAACTGGGCGGCAAGTCGCCCTTCATCGTGTTCGCCGATACCGATATCCAGAGCGCGGTGAATGCGCAGGTCGCGGCGATTTTCGCGGCCAGCGGCCAAAGCTGCGTGGCGGGCTCGCGTCTTTTGATCGAAGCGTCCGTGAAGGACGCGTTTCTCGCGTTGCTCGTGGAGCGCGTCTCGCGCATTCGTGTGGGCTCGCCCAACGAGATGACGACGGAATACGGCCCGCTGTGTACCGAACGGCAACTGCGCAACATCGAGACGATCGTCGCGAGTTCCGTGAATCAAGGTGCCAGGGTGCTCACCGGCGGCAAGGCGCTGGAGCGCGAGGGCTACTACTATGCGCCCACGATTCTGGATTGCACGGGCGTGAGCAACGCCGACAGCATCACGACCGAGCTTTTCGGACCCGTGCTTTCGGTCGATACGTTCTCTTCCGAACAGGAAGCCATCGAGAAGGCGAATAGCACTGCCTACGGACTCGCCGCGGGTATCTTCACCACCAACCTCACCCGCGCACACCGCGTTTCCCGGCGCGTACGCTCGGGCATTGTCTGGATTAACACGTATCGCGCGGTTTCGCCGCTCGTGCCGTTCGGCGGGTTCGGGCTTTCCGGGCACGGCCGCGAAGGCGGCATGGCTGCCGCGCTCGAATACACGACCACAAAGTCCGTGTGGCTTCGCACTTCGGACGAGCCGATCAGCGATCCGTTCGTGATGCGCTGA
- a CDS encoding LLM class flavin-dependent oxidoreductase: MRFSLFVHMERVSDQTSQKQLYDEMVELCQIADRGGMHAIWTGEHHAMDFTIAPNPFLNIADLANKTKNVRLGTGTVIAPFWHPIKLAGEAAMTDIISNGRLDIGIARGAYSFEYERLMPGLDAWGAGQRMRELIPAVKKLWEGDYAHEGEFWKFPSTTSSPLPLQRPHPPIWVAARDPNSHEFAVSNGCNVQVTPLHFGDEEVEKLVGHFKAACEKFRNVPRPQIMLLRHTYVASSEDDAQIAADEVNTFYNYFGAWFKNERPVNRGMIKPLTKEEIAAHPFYTPEAMRKNNVIGTPEEVISRLRAYEKLGFDEYSFWIDTGMSFERKKASLERMINDVMPAFR; the protein is encoded by the coding sequence ATGCGATTCTCGCTTTTTGTTCACATGGAGCGCGTCTCCGACCAGACCAGTCAGAAGCAGTTGTATGACGAAATGGTCGAGCTGTGCCAGATCGCCGATCGCGGCGGCATGCACGCGATCTGGACCGGCGAGCACCACGCCATGGACTTCACGATCGCCCCCAATCCGTTCCTCAACATCGCCGACCTCGCGAACAAGACGAAGAACGTGCGGCTCGGCACGGGCACGGTCATTGCACCCTTCTGGCATCCGATCAAGCTCGCCGGCGAAGCCGCGATGACCGACATCATCTCGAACGGCCGTCTGGATATTGGCATCGCTCGCGGCGCGTATTCGTTCGAATACGAACGCCTGATGCCGGGGCTCGACGCGTGGGGCGCGGGTCAGCGCATGCGCGAACTCATTCCGGCCGTGAAGAAGCTTTGGGAAGGCGATTACGCGCACGAAGGCGAATTCTGGAAATTCCCTTCGACCACGTCGTCGCCGCTGCCGCTGCAGCGCCCGCATCCGCCGATCTGGGTGGCCGCGCGCGATCCGAACAGCCACGAATTTGCCGTGTCCAACGGTTGCAACGTGCAGGTCACGCCGCTGCATTTCGGCGACGAAGAAGTCGAGAAGCTCGTTGGCCACTTCAAGGCCGCGTGCGAAAAGTTCCGCAACGTGCCACGCCCGCAGATCATGCTGCTGCGCCACACGTATGTGGCGAGCAGCGAAGACGACGCGCAGATCGCCGCCGACGAAGTGAATACGTTCTACAACTACTTCGGCGCGTGGTTCAAGAACGAGCGGCCCGTGAACCGCGGCATGATCAAGCCGCTCACGAAGGAAGAAATCGCGGCTCATCCGTTCTACACGCCGGAAGCCATGCGCAAGAACAACGTCATCGGCACGCCCGAGGAAGTGATCTCGCGCCTGCGGGCTTACGAGAAACTCGGCTTCGACGAGTACTCGTTCTGGATCGATACGGGCATGAGCTTCGAGCGCAAGAAGGCGTCGCTCGAGCGCATGATCAACGACGTCATGCCTGCATTCAGGTAA
- a CDS encoding flavin reductase: MSQETSQLASQQASQLREAAKINTRELRDAFGAFMTGVTIVTTASDDGKPLGFTANSFSSVSLDPALLLVSIAKTSSNYQTFSTAGHFAINILAEGQKDLSNTFARPSDDRFANVSWQLSANRNPLINDVSAWFDCTTHAVIDAGDHALIVGKVEAFHSAGFAGLGYYRGGYFTPAKISAEVIAGPKVIVSAIIAREDKVLLVKTPDGKWALPSKEIGKEGADKALAEIFARYQPDASASFIYSVYNNTETHYQYISFLCSAPDELATAGDTSGQFISLEDVETQAFQDSALASMLQRYRKESELKSYGMYFGDHSNGTVRPLHS; the protein is encoded by the coding sequence ATGAGCCAGGAAACGAGCCAATTAGCGAGCCAGCAAGCGAGCCAACTGCGGGAAGCCGCGAAGATCAACACGCGCGAGCTGCGCGACGCGTTCGGCGCATTCATGACGGGCGTGACGATCGTGACCACCGCGAGTGACGACGGCAAGCCGCTCGGCTTCACCGCCAATTCGTTTTCGTCCGTTTCGCTCGACCCCGCCTTGCTGCTGGTGAGCATTGCGAAGACATCGAGCAATTACCAGACGTTTTCGACAGCGGGCCACTTCGCTATCAACATCCTGGCGGAAGGACAAAAGGATCTGTCCAACACGTTCGCGCGGCCGAGCGACGACCGCTTCGCCAACGTGAGCTGGCAACTGAGCGCCAACCGCAACCCGTTGATCAACGACGTGAGCGCCTGGTTCGACTGCACGACGCACGCGGTCATCGACGCGGGCGATCACGCGCTCATCGTTGGCAAGGTCGAGGCGTTTCATTCCGCGGGATTCGCAGGCCTTGGCTACTATCGCGGCGGCTATTTCACGCCGGCCAAGATATCGGCGGAGGTCATCGCGGGCCCGAAGGTCATAGTGAGCGCGATCATCGCGCGCGAAGACAAGGTGCTGCTCGTGAAAACGCCAGACGGCAAATGGGCACTGCCTTCGAAGGAGATCGGCAAGGAAGGCGCCGACAAGGCGCTCGCCGAGATCTTCGCGAGGTACCAGCCCGACGCTTCGGCAAGCTTCATTTATTCGGTCTACAACAATACCGAAACCCATTACCAGTACATCTCGTTCCTGTGCAGCGCGCCGGACGAACTCGCCACTGCGGGCGACACTTCAGGTCAATTCATCAGCCTCGAAGACGTCGAAACGCAAGCGTTCCAGGACAGCGCACTCGCCAGCATGCTCCAACGCTACCGCAAGGAAAGCGAATTAAAGAGCTACGGCATGTATTTCGGCGACCATAGCAACGGCACAGTCCGCCCGCTTCATTCCTGA
- a CDS encoding alpha/beta fold hydrolase, with amino-acid sequence MTSRTLQLSSKRVAHYLDQGSGEPLVLIHGVGMQASAWYPQIEALSSEFRVISVDMPGHGGSDALEAGAGLPQFVEWASSFIEALDIGPVNLAGHSMGSLIAAGVAVTRPDLVKRVAVLNGVYRRSSEARDAVLQRAAELRSGTIDVDTPLRRWFNAEEAQQIAAQRVESWLKSVNLAGYATAYTAFAGGDEVYADSWHTIRCPALVLTGSDDPNSTPEMARQMAQAAHSGTAVVIENERHMVSLTAPDEVNRALRAWLQTQPQVENHEVEV; translated from the coding sequence ATGACGTCAAGAACCCTGCAGCTGTCAAGTAAGCGCGTCGCGCACTATCTGGACCAGGGCTCGGGCGAACCGCTCGTCCTGATCCACGGCGTGGGCATGCAGGCGAGCGCGTGGTATCCGCAGATCGAAGCCCTCTCGTCCGAATTCCGCGTGATTTCGGTCGATATGCCGGGCCACGGCGGGAGCGACGCGCTCGAAGCGGGCGCCGGTTTGCCGCAGTTCGTTGAGTGGGCATCGAGTTTCATCGAGGCGCTGGACATTGGCCCCGTGAATCTGGCGGGACACTCGATGGGTTCGCTGATCGCGGCAGGCGTCGCGGTCACGCGTCCCGATCTGGTCAAGCGTGTGGCAGTCCTGAATGGTGTGTACCGGCGCTCGAGCGAGGCGCGCGACGCCGTGCTGCAGCGCGCCGCCGAGCTGCGCTCGGGCACCATCGACGTCGATACGCCTTTGCGGCGCTGGTTCAACGCCGAGGAAGCGCAACAGATCGCGGCACAAAGGGTCGAGTCGTGGCTGAAATCGGTGAACCTCGCGGGCTATGCCACGGCCTATACGGCGTTTGCCGGCGGCGATGAGGTCTATGCCGACAGCTGGCACACGATTCGCTGCCCTGCCCTCGTGCTTACCGGTTCGGACGATCCGAACTCCACGCCCGAGATGGCACGGCAAATGGCGCAAGCCGCGCACAGCGGTACGGCTGTGGTGATCGAAAACGAACGCCACATGGTGAGTCTGACTGCGCCTGACGAAGTCAATCGCGCGCTGCGTGCCTGGTTGCAGACGCAGCCGCAGGTCGAAAACCACGAAGTGGAAGTGTGA
- a CDS encoding amino acid synthesis family protein: MSLIRKSILHVENVFVDGDKAAAKPLKMIGAVAVIKNPWAGRGYVEDLSPEIRALAPQLSEHLTKLIIDEAGSGEAVEAFGKSAIVGLSGELEHASALIHTLHFGNTYRSAVGAKSYLAFNNTRGPANAPLLIPMMDKNDEGRRSHYLTLQFSIADAPAADELVIAIGAATGGRPHHRIGDRYKDLAELGNDVKNPAAVK; this comes from the coding sequence ATGAGCCTGATTCGCAAATCCATCCTCCATGTCGAGAACGTCTTCGTAGACGGCGACAAGGCCGCTGCGAAGCCGCTGAAGATGATCGGCGCGGTCGCGGTGATCAAGAACCCGTGGGCGGGCCGCGGCTACGTGGAAGACCTTTCGCCCGAGATCCGCGCGCTCGCACCTCAACTGAGCGAACACCTCACGAAGCTGATCATCGACGAAGCCGGTTCGGGCGAAGCGGTCGAAGCGTTCGGCAAGAGCGCGATCGTCGGCCTTTCGGGCGAACTGGAGCATGCGTCGGCACTGATCCACACGCTGCACTTCGGCAACACGTACCGCTCGGCAGTGGGCGCGAAGTCGTATCTCGCGTTCAACAACACGCGCGGCCCGGCCAACGCCCCGCTGCTGATCCCGATGATGGACAAGAACGACGAAGGCCGCCGCTCGCACTACCTAACGCTGCAGTTCTCGATTGCCGATGCGCCGGCCGCCGACGAACTCGTCATCGCCATTGGCGCCGCAACGGGCGGCCGTCCGCATCACCGCATTGGCGACCGCTACAAAGACCTCGCAGAGCTCGGAAATGACGTCAAGAACCCTGCAGCTGTCAAGTAA
- a CDS encoding DUF1330 domain-containing protein yields the protein MTAYWIAHVTVLDPVKYKDYTDIAPLAFKKFGAVFLARGGAAQVLEGESFARHVVIRFPDMQTALDCYHSPEYQAAKANRDGHCVAQITIVEGLGADSVLALGDRQ from the coding sequence ATGACTGCCTACTGGATCGCCCACGTCACCGTGCTGGACCCGGTGAAATACAAGGACTACACGGACATCGCGCCGCTGGCGTTCAAGAAGTTCGGTGCCGTATTTCTCGCGCGTGGCGGCGCGGCGCAGGTGCTGGAAGGCGAGTCGTTCGCGCGGCACGTCGTGATCCGGTTCCCCGACATGCAGACGGCGCTCGACTGCTATCACTCGCCGGAGTATCAGGCGGCCAAGGCGAATCGCGACGGACACTGCGTGGCGCAGATCACGATCGTGGAGGGGTTGGGGGCTGATTCAGTGCTTGCGCTGGGCGACAGACAGTAA
- a CDS encoding GntR family transcriptional regulator encodes MQDLKIDRNAKTLRELTLDKLRGAIVQGYFRPGTRLVERTLCDELGVSRTVVREVLRHLETEGLVEIVARQGPIVARLDPAQVGEIYELRGLLEANAARACAENATPEVVKQLRDVRAIIEDAFEERDLPRVVEHTERFYETLFEAAGKQVSLTVVKTLNARINRLRALTIAMPGRGGDSNREMNLLLDAIERRDGEAASAASFAHIKRVSELALSALAQQNEGLGDA; translated from the coding sequence ATGCAAGACCTCAAAATCGACCGCAATGCCAAGACCCTGCGTGAACTCACGCTCGACAAACTGCGCGGCGCGATAGTCCAGGGGTATTTCCGGCCAGGCACGCGGCTCGTCGAACGCACGCTGTGCGACGAGCTTGGCGTGAGCCGCACGGTGGTGCGCGAGGTGCTTCGGCATCTCGAGACCGAAGGCCTCGTCGAGATCGTCGCGCGGCAAGGGCCGATCGTGGCGCGGCTCGATCCCGCGCAAGTGGGCGAGATCTACGAGTTGCGCGGGCTGCTCGAAGCCAACGCCGCTCGCGCCTGCGCCGAAAACGCCACGCCCGAAGTCGTGAAGCAGTTGCGCGACGTCCGCGCGATCATCGAGGATGCGTTCGAGGAACGCGACCTGCCGCGCGTGGTGGAACACACCGAGCGCTTCTATGAAACGCTGTTCGAAGCCGCCGGCAAGCAGGTGTCGCTCACGGTCGTGAAGACGCTCAACGCGCGCATCAATCGCTTGCGCGCGCTGACCATCGCGATGCCGGGACGCGGCGGCGACTCCAACCGCGAGATGAACCTGCTGCTCGACGCCATCGAGCGGCGCGACGGCGAGGCGGCCTCCGCGGCGTCGTTCGCGCACATCAAGCGCGTGTCCGAGCTGGCGCTTTCGGCGCTCGCCCAGCAGAACGAAGGTCTCGGCGACGCCTGA
- a CDS encoding alpha/beta fold hydrolase, whose product MKSDFAPEHAATRTQRGQTAGTCYSVYAPQSSAACETVVLIHGVGMNQSVWAPQIDALSESFRVVAYDMLGHGESALPSAEPTLDEYAAQLEALLDAIHVERAHVVGHSMGALVALEFALLNAPRTLSVVALNAVYDRTPAQREAVMTRAASLGGAPAASGVDATLSRWFGDPIPGHLTQAAQAVRALLLAVDPVGYARTYRLFACSDDAHVGRLANLAVPALFLTGECDPNSSGQMSHAMAAVAPRARAEVIAKARHMMNVTDPERVNASLLAFLAEASAAHAAATTGERHG is encoded by the coding sequence ATGAAGTCTGATTTCGCCCCCGAACATGCCGCTACGCGTACCCAGCGCGGTCAAACCGCGGGCACGTGTTACAGCGTGTACGCGCCGCAGTCGAGCGCCGCGTGCGAAACCGTGGTGCTGATCCACGGCGTGGGCATGAACCAGAGCGTATGGGCGCCGCAGATCGATGCGTTGTCGGAGTCGTTTCGCGTCGTCGCCTACGACATGCTGGGCCACGGCGAGAGCGCGCTGCCCAGCGCCGAGCCCACGCTCGATGAATACGCCGCGCAGCTCGAAGCATTGCTCGACGCCATCCACGTCGAGCGTGCGCACGTGGTGGGGCATTCGATGGGCGCGCTCGTCGCGCTCGAATTCGCACTGCTCAATGCGCCGCGTACGTTGAGCGTGGTCGCGCTGAATGCGGTGTACGACCGCACGCCGGCGCAGCGCGAAGCGGTGATGACGCGCGCCGCGAGTCTCGGCGGCGCGCCTGCCGCGAGCGGTGTGGACGCGACGCTCTCGCGCTGGTTCGGCGACCCGATTCCGGGGCATCTGACCCAGGCGGCGCAAGCGGTGCGCGCGCTGCTGCTGGCCGTCGACCCTGTGGGCTACGCGCGCACCTATCGTCTTTTCGCGTGCTCGGACGACGCGCATGTGGGGCGCCTCGCGAATCTCGCGGTGCCTGCACTCTTCCTCACCGGCGAGTGCGATCCGAATTCGAGCGGGCAGATGTCGCACGCGATGGCAGCGGTGGCGCCGCGCGCCCGCGCCGAAGTGATTGCGAAAGCGCGCCACATGATGAACGTCACCGATCCGGAGCGCGTCAACGCAAGCCTGCTCGCGTTCCTCGCCGAAGCATCCGCGGCACATGCCGCAGCAACCACAGGAGAACGCCATGGCTGA
- a CDS encoding flavin reductase — protein sequence MAELMTAASTQPAFDTAEFRRALGAFVTGVTVVTTIQPDGAPRGFTANSFTSVSLDPPLILVCIAKTASSHAVFSQTRRFAVSVLAEDQQQVSGVFASKAADKFAQVPWSTRTTGAPVMDGAAASFDCTTHQVVDAGDHIILIGRVVDFVQTNSTPLGYCRGAYVNFSLSQDALAAAGVRAKVGAILEHRDGLVLIDTPNGVALPTGVKLEPASDCASLRGVLAKLGLRAHLDFLFAVFEDFSGKGPAEHIYYRGRVMQNASPWLDSSIRIVPLSQIPWDEIGDTAVRSMLERYVRERKQDAFGIYVGDCEAGTVQPLALAH from the coding sequence ATGGCTGAGCTGATGACCGCCGCCTCCACGCAACCGGCTTTCGATACCGCGGAATTTCGCCGCGCGCTCGGCGCGTTCGTGACGGGCGTGACCGTCGTCACGACGATCCAGCCCGACGGGGCGCCGCGCGGCTTCACGGCCAACTCGTTCACCTCGGTGTCGCTCGACCCGCCGCTCATTCTCGTGTGCATCGCGAAGACGGCGTCGAGCCATGCGGTGTTCTCGCAAACGCGCCGCTTCGCCGTGAGCGTGCTCGCCGAAGACCAGCAGCAGGTTTCGGGCGTGTTCGCCTCGAAGGCCGCGGACAAGTTCGCGCAGGTGCCCTGGAGCACGCGCACGACGGGCGCGCCCGTGATGGACGGCGCCGCGGCGAGCTTCGACTGCACGACGCATCAAGTCGTGGACGCGGGCGACCACATCATCCTGATCGGCCGCGTGGTGGACTTCGTGCAGACGAATTCGACGCCGCTTGGCTACTGCCGCGGCGCGTACGTGAACTTCAGCCTCTCGCAGGACGCGCTGGCCGCAGCCGGAGTGCGCGCGAAGGTTGGCGCGATTCTCGAGCATCGCGACGGGCTCGTGCTCATCGATACGCCCAATGGCGTGGCGTTGCCCACGGGCGTCAAGCTCGAACCGGCCAGCGATTGCGCGAGCCTGCGCGGCGTGCTCGCGAAGCTCGGCCTGCGCGCGCATCTCGACTTTCTCTTCGCCGTGTTCGAAGACTTCAGCGGCAAAGGGCCCGCCGAGCATATCTATTACCGCGGCCGCGTGATGCAGAACGCCTCGCCCTGGCTCGACAGCAGCATCCGCATCGTGCCGCTCTCGCAGATTCCCTGGGACGAAATCGGCGACACCGCCGTGCGCTCGATGCTCGAACGCTACGTGCGCGAGCGCAAGCAGGACGCGTTCGGCATTTACGTGGGCGATTGCGAAGCCGGCACCGTGCAGCCGCTCGCCCTCGCGCATTGA
- a CDS encoding ABC transporter substrate-binding protein: MSSRRTPFIAPLFVACATTLVAVPALAADPIVFTSWGGTTQSSQQKDWAQPFTQASGITVLMDGPTDYGKLKAMVDSGNVSWDVVDVEGDFAYAAQKAGLIEPIDYSVVKKDELDPRFASPDAVGSFYYSFVLGYNKAKYTGAQPQTWADLFDTKRFPGKRTFYKWSAPGVLEIALLADGVPPSKLYPLDLDRAFKKLDTIKSDIVWWSGGAQSQQLLASGEAPIGMFWNGRLHALAQTGVPVGISWNQNLTAADMLVIPKGAKHRDAAMKYLAAATSPQAQAKFAADTGYAPINVKSAALMSPAMAKTLPDQYKESQINLDMKYWAENRDAIAKRWYAWQSK, translated from the coding sequence ATGAGCAGCAGAAGGACCCCGTTTATCGCACCGTTGTTCGTTGCGTGCGCAACGACACTTGTCGCCGTGCCGGCACTGGCCGCAGACCCCATCGTCTTCACGAGCTGGGGCGGCACCACGCAATCGTCGCAACAGAAGGATTGGGCGCAGCCGTTCACGCAGGCGAGCGGCATCACCGTGCTGATGGACGGCCCGACCGACTACGGCAAGCTCAAGGCGATGGTCGACAGCGGCAACGTGAGCTGGGATGTCGTGGACGTGGAGGGCGACTTCGCCTATGCCGCGCAGAAGGCCGGGCTGATCGAGCCGATCGATTACTCGGTCGTGAAAAAGGACGAACTGGACCCGCGCTTCGCTTCGCCGGATGCGGTGGGCAGCTTCTACTACTCGTTCGTGCTCGGCTACAACAAGGCGAAGTACACGGGCGCGCAGCCGCAAACGTGGGCGGATCTCTTCGACACGAAGCGTTTCCCCGGCAAGCGGACGTTCTACAAGTGGTCGGCGCCGGGCGTGCTGGAAATCGCGCTGCTCGCCGACGGCGTGCCGCCCAGCAAGCTCTATCCGCTCGACCTCGACCGCGCGTTCAAGAAGCTCGACACGATCAAGAGCGACATCGTGTGGTGGAGCGGTGGCGCGCAGTCGCAGCAGCTGCTCGCTTCGGGTGAAGCGCCGATCGGCATGTTCTGGAATGGCCGCCTGCACGCGCTCGCGCAAACGGGCGTGCCCGTTGGCATTTCGTGGAACCAGAACCTCACCGCCGCCGACATGCTCGTGATTCCCAAGGGCGCCAAGCATCGCGACGCAGCCATGAAGTATCTCGCTGCAGCGACAAGCCCGCAGGCCCAGGCCAAATTCGCGGCCGATACGGGTTACGCGCCGATCAACGTGAAGTCGGCCGCACTCATGTCGCCGGCCATGGCGAAGACGCTGCCCGATCAATACAAGGAATCGCAGATCAATCTCGACATGAAGTACTGGGCCGAGAACCGCGACGCCATTGCGAAGCGCTGGTACGCGTGGCAATCGAAGTAA